One part of the Glycine max cultivar Williams 82 chromosome 14, Glycine_max_v4.0, whole genome shotgun sequence genome encodes these proteins:
- the LOC100808483 gene encoding U-box domain-containing protein 6 has product MANYHRNNVENVVLGHHHRSKSASVAGHTFRLCTAASFRRLIFDAVSCGASSRYAARSNTSSDGEKQQKQKPKTSSRKPNNAKSEKLSDLLSIAEAEADVETKKKEEKLEELKLLVKELQQHEEVDDSTKKKREAAAKVRLLAKEDLEVRGTLAMLGAIPPLVAMLDETELNDVDSLIASLYALLNLGIGNDANKAAIVKIGSVEKMLKFIESPDDLDSSVSEAIVANFLGLSALDSNKPMIGSSASISFLVRTLQSLDDKSSSQAKQDALRALYNLSIFPGNVSFILETDLVVFLVNSIGDMEVTERSLATLSNIVSTREGRKAISTVPDSIPILVDVLNWTDSPECQEKASYILMVMAHKSYGDKQAMIEAGVASSLLELSLLGSTLAQKRASRILEILRVDKGKQVSGSYGLGAAVSAPICGSSSARPDGGGGGRECFEEDEEMMSEEKKAVKQLVQQSLQNNMRKIVKRANLPHDIAPSDHFMSLTSSSTSKSLPF; this is encoded by the exons ATGGCAAACTACCACCGCAACAACGTAGAAAACGTCGTCCTCGGCCACCACCACCGTTCCAAGTCCGCCTCCGTCGCCGGCCACACCTTCCGCCTATGTACCGCCGCCTCCTTCCGCCGCCTCATCTTTGACGCCGTCAGCTGCGGCGCCAGCTCTCGCTACGCCGCGAGATCCAACACCTCCTCCGACGGCGAGAAACAGCAAAAGCAAAAACCTAAGACGTCGTCGAGGAAGCCGAACAATGCGAAGTCGGAGAAGCTCTCGGATCTGCTGAGCATTGCGGAGGCTGAAGCCGACGTGGAAacgaagaagaaggaagaaaagctGGAAGAACTGAAGCTCCTCGTGAAGGAGCTTCAGCAGCACGAAGAAGTAGATGATTCaacgaagaaaaaaagagaagctGCGGCGAAAGTGAGGTTGTTGGCGAAAGAGGATTTGGAAGTAAGAGGAACGCTCGCTATGCTAGGAGCCATTCCTCCTCTCGTCGCAATGCTCGATGAAACCGAACTAAACGACGTCGATTCGCTCATCGCGTCGCTCTACGCGCTGCTTAACCTCGGCATCGGAAACGACGC gaACAAAGCGGCTATTGTGAAAATTGGGTCTGTTGAGAAGATGCTCAAGTTTATTGAATCTCCAGATGATCTAGATTCTTCGGTTTCTGAAGCAATTGTTGCAAATTTCCTTGGATTGAGTGCTTTGGATTCGAACAAGCCCATGATTGGGTCTTCGGCTTCAATTTCATTCTTAGTTAGAACCCTTCAGAGTTTAGATGATAAGAGCAGTTCCCAAGCCAAGCAAGATGCTCTCCGAGCATTGTACAATCTTTCAATCTTCCCAGGCAATGTTTCATTCATTTTGGAAACCGATTTGGTAGTGTTTCTGGTGAACTCAATAGGGGACATGGAGGTTACTGAAAGATCCCTTGCAACTCTCAGCAATATAGTGTCCACCCGAGAGGGTAGAAAGGCGATCAGCACGGTGCCGGATTCTATCCCAATTTTGGTGGATGTGTTGAATTGGACTGATTCGCCGGAATGCCAGGAGAAGGCATCATACATTTTGATGGTTATGGCACACAAGTCCTATGGTGACAAGCAGGCCATGATTGAGGCAGGGGTTGCATCATCCCTGCTTGAGTTGTCCCTTTTGGGTTCCACATTGGCTCAGAAAAGGGCCTCAAGAATATTGGAGATTTTGAGGGTGGACAAAGGGAAGCAAGTTTCTGGGAGCTATGGCTTGGGTGCAGCTGTCTCTGCCCCTATTTGCGGCTCTTCGTCGGCGAGGCCAgacggaggaggaggaggaagagagtGTTTTGAGGAGGACGAAGAGATGATGAGTGAGGAGAAGAAAGCAGTGAAGCAATTAGTCCAGCAGAGTTTGCAGAACAACATGAGGAAAATTGTAAAGAGGGCCAACTTGCCTCACGATATCGCGCCATCAGATCATTTTATGTCACTCACTTCAAGTTCTACTTCAAAGAGCCTGccattttga